DNA from Triticum aestivum cultivar Chinese Spring chromosome 7D, IWGSC CS RefSeq v2.1, whole genome shotgun sequence:
TTTCGTCGGCTTCAAATTTCCTACGTTCTTGTTTGTAGAATTAGTGTGTGTTGTATCCATGCACATGCCAAGATGGCGGCGCTCTCTACGGATCAGCCGGCCGAGCGACATGGTGGACGACGACGACCCGGAGAAGCATCCTGCCGCCGGCCGAGCGACGGGCTGGACGATGGCAACCTGGAGAAGCATCTTGCCTCTCTCTTTGTAGTGCACTCTATCATCATTTCTTCGGAGTTGGCTGGGAGATTTTTTTTGTTAAAAGAAGATGACAGATGATAGAGGAAAATGCAATAGAGATCTTATAGACAGAGGTAATTTAAGTAGTCTATCCACAGTAAAATTACGTTGCACGCAAAACAAAGCAAAACCGGATGGGTTGCTCGCATGCACGATATGTAACTTACCTCCATGCATCTTGTAAAATTACCTTCAAAGCCTTTTTACTTACGGTAGTTTTAGCCGGACATGCTCCTTCCTCCACAATGTAATTTTACCTTAGAGTGTGCCATGCGTGCCTGTAGATGCATGGACAGGCTGGGGTGTGGAATAagaattcctcacccagggtgacgaatagcgcgacccacTGGGTGTGTGTGTCGTTTTTTATTTATTAGAAGAGATGGAATTTTTTTTTGCTTATTTACAGatggcatttttttgtttattaGAGGAGATGGCATTTTTATTCGGTTTTCGTATTTGGTCCATGAAAAAAAGAGTAAAATTTTGGTTTTTCATACTGGCATGGCAGTTTTATAAAGTAGCATTTTCATTTTCGTATCATGGCACTCACAAATTTATGTTTTTCTCTGTTTTTAATAAGAAAATGGGGTTTTATTCTCATggcatttttataaataaaacaCAGTAAATTGGGAGCAGCCGGGCGACTGTTCGCCAGATATTCGGGTCTTTTTTTTCTTATTATTGAGAATCTATCCACCTCGTGCCTTGCCTCGGTCGGTGTACAACTCGGATGCGCCGGTCCATGTCCGTGCGGGCCGCCTGTGTACTTCACGGAGGATTTGTCATCTCGCGCGCTAAACCGTCGACGACTGCACACGGCGCGCCTGACCGGCGAAAACACACCCTATGGGCCGAGCTCGGCGTGACCGCCGCTCATCAACGAGCAAGCCTGATGCGGCCAATGGAGCAAAACCGTAAGAGACCTCTATATCTCTCTCGGCTGGTTAGTTTCTTCTTCTTTTGCAAACTAAGTACGTGCGATCTTGCGTGAGGCCTCGCAATGGCGAACGTCTCATGATCGTCTTCTCCACTTATCGGCGTTGTCGCACGGCGATCAAGATCCTGATTACTACGTACGTATATTAGTGTTTGGGGGTTTCAACTCAGTCTAATCTACACCTAAAAGCTCTCTAAACACATACAGTATAACTGATTTGGCCAAGCCCAACTCTCAATCCTAAGATACTCCGATTCCAGTCCCATCGCCAAACCCTAAATCAGCCTATTCAAAAAAAAAGTAGGAGTAGTCAGAtaggggagggggagagaggcggGCGGGTGGGGTGTGCAGGAGGTTGCAACTATTTTTGCACAGGCTCTAAACAAGGTCCTGTCTTCAAATCTAACTTTAATTTTCCAACCTATGCAGGCCAACTGGATCTACTACGACTCATCTGCGGCAGAGTGTTCTGTATTCGGTCCCAAGGGGACCTCGAGGCAGAAAAGGACGACCGTGAGTGTCATTATTGTTAAGAGTTCAGGCTGTATCGCTATTGTTTGCACTCGTTTTTTTCATAGAAGAAATAAAACATCTACTACAAATCTGAACAATGATCTGCTGCACATGTTCTGATCAGGGTGGAGGAGCATACCGGTGAGGTGAGCAGCGGTGAGCTTGGACATACAAGTGCAGACCTGTCACAGTTCGATGCCCTGACGCTCAATACCACACCTCCTACACTTCAATCATCTGATAGGTATATCATTTTTGGTTCTTCCTTGATTAGCCAAGACTTTTGTTTGGTCGAAATAATAGGTACTGTAATGACCCGGACGTCTGATATGATAAATTCCGGTCCAAGGGGATTCCAATTTTATTTTCATTATTTTCCGTATGGCTATATCTGCTAGAAAGTTCCAACTGTATTCGCTTTTTTTTTTGCTATTCCTTTCTCATAGAAGAAACAGAATGCCTACAAGTTATCTTTTCTGATATCTTCATCGTAAGAGTCATTGACCTGTGTTCTGTTGTGGATGTTCTGATCAGGGTCGAGGAGCATTCTACCGAGGTGAGAAGCACTGAGCCTAACGGTACAGGTGCAGACCTGTCAAAAGATGAGGGCATTTCGCTGGATGTCACATCTCCTGCATATGAGTCAACTGATGGGTAATATTTAGTACTACTGTATTTAATTTGGTTTTGTTGAAATGGGAACGCACCAGTTCTTATTGTTTCCAGTCAAGAAGAATGGAATTCACTGACTGTGAGTTTAAATTGCGATGATCAGGGCTGTGGTGAATGGCAGCAACATGGACATCGGTGTGCCTGATTCTACAATTGAGAAGCAACCAGCTGTTCAGGAAGCATTATCCCCGAGGTAAGAACTTGTCAAGCATGATCGGTATGATATATATGGCTGTTGATTGTTAATTTGGTTATTTTCTTAAGACATCCATGCCTCAGGTTCCATCAGTGATCAGTCCATCGCTGATCATTTGAGTAGGTCCGTTTGACTGAACCGAAAGACAAGGCTAACTAGTTTTTATGATCTGGATTGAATACAACTTAAACTAAAATAACATACTGCTATCGAGTCGGGTATTCTGGTTCTATTCAATCAAAGATAACTCCTCCAGCAGGATATTCATCATCTTGAGCTCCTCAGTGGTAATGCTAGTATGGCACCATTCCAGTCATATGATGATATTCTGTTTGCTGTTGGCATGTATGGTACATACACTATGCAAATTTGTTTCCATGTTTTTCTTCCATGCCATCTGGATTGTTGCTCCCTACTCTATGCAAAAAATTTGCCATGGCATCATTATGGTGCTGCATTCTGAGTAATTTTGTTTGGTGCGCCCTGATTCAGGTCAGAAGAAAGGCGGCGGAGAATAAATCAATACCTCGCTGAACATACATATAATGACGTCTTAGAGGCCATGGTTGCTGTGAAAAATGGCTTCTGCAACCCACCCAAAAAGGTTTCCAACCCCAACAAGTCATCGGAAAAGCTTGCCTTGCCTGATTCACCACAGTCTCCGCATCGACTGGATACTCAATCCTCGCAGACAAAAATACAGTAAAGATTCCAATAGTTCGATTGCAGTTTATCATCTTTTCTTGAAGTTTCATTCATAATCTATTATTGATCTTCTTTATGATAACATAATCTACTGTCACTTTCTCATCAAGATTAATTTTAGGAGTGTGTCAATCAAACTTGGTCAATAACCTCACTTAACCGCACTACTAGTAGAACATGCTACATTGTTCTAAAGTTAATGATTCTTGAATCTTTTGGGGACATTTAGCTTACTACATACTTTTATATTTTGTGGTGAAGTATCAAATGGTGTTGTAGTGCTTTTTTTTAATTGCTAGCTAGAAATGGAGCAATCTTCACCGTTGGTCTCTAAacatgcatgcatgggtgcgtcACATTGCTCCTCGAATTTGAGAACTTCACATTTGGGTCTCTTAAGAGAAGGTATATCTAAACCCAACACCGCTAGTTGTTGGCGATAAACTGATAATATATAACTTTTGGGTTTATGCAAGCTCAAGTTTGAGGGCAACATGGACAGGGGATTGTGGAGCCTTTCACATGTCCCTGCATGGCAGTAGCCAATCCATTCCCACCCAACTTTATATGAGAATTTATGTCATGAATTAAAACTGAGGAAAATTAGTCGGAAACTCTTGTATAGTTATTAGAATGTTTTGTTATGTATTTAACTTCATTTGTTAATTTGTTGTCCACATGGAGTCTATGCAATTTTTGTTTGCCAAGTATAAGCTGGTGTCTAATCTTCTGTCAACCCAGTTATACAAGTTCGCATACATACATGGATGCGCAGTTTTCTAGTTCAAGTACCTCAGATACCCTGTCATAAGAAGCACCTTCACAACTTATACACCTTACAAGTCCCTATGGTGCACTTTACTCTTACAACTGTACTGTCAGTTAGTCTAATTTCATCATGATTTGTAACAGACATCAATTTTTAACTAATATGTTGTAGGTGTGGAGAATCTACAAAACAAATCGTTAAAAACGGAAAACTATGGATGGAGAAGGAagtcatgaaggcttttaagaagtGCATCATAGAAGGGGAGGGATTGAGAGTATGTGTGACTTCCT
Protein-coding regions in this window:
- the LOC123167701 gene encoding uncharacterized protein isoform X1, with the translated sequence MGRARRDRRSSTSKPDAANGAKPPTGSTTTHLRQSVLYSVPRGPRGRKGRPVEEHTGEVSSGELGHTSADLSQFDALTLNTTPPTLQSSDRVEEHSTEVRSTEPNGTGADLSKDEGISLDVTSPAYESTDGAVVNGSNMDIGVPDSTIEKQPAVQEALSPRSEERRRRINQYLAEHTYNDVLEAMVAVKNGFCNPPKKVSNPNKSSEKLALPDSPQSPHRLDTQSSQTKIQCGESTKQIVKNGKLWMEKEVMKAFKKCIIEGEGLRGVEFELDELLHQCFSVETHEKMFHHYNFTVKTKEAGSHKWSSTLYFAQVKEMYGRKFYFCYPLDPNEDGLCYACKNQGMDALRHPAVPIGYETGQPGAGRPFVDDDSHDDCSIKLDNDDFVWAFEQVFCKRAPS
- the LOC123167701 gene encoding uncharacterized protein isoform X2, which translates into the protein MIVFSTYRRCRTAIKILITTPTGSTTTHLRQSVLYSVPRGPRGRKGRPVEEHTGEVSSGELGHTSADLSQFDALTLNTTPPTLQSSDRVEEHSTEVRSTEPNGTGADLSKDEGISLDVTSPAYESTDGAVVNGSNMDIGVPDSTIEKQPAVQEALSPRSEERRRRINQYLAEHTYNDVLEAMVAVKNGFCNPPKKVSNPNKSSEKLALPDSPQSPHRLDTQSSQTKIQCGESTKQIVKNGKLWMEKEVMKAFKKCIIEGEGLRGVEFELDELLHQCFSVETHEKMFHHYNFTVKTKEAGSHKWSSTLYFAQVKEMYGRKFYFCYPLDPNEDGLCYACKNQGMDALRHPAVPIGYETGQPGAGRPFVDDDSHDDCSIKLDNDDFVWAFEQVFCKRAPS